From Flavobacteriales bacterium, one genomic window encodes:
- a CDS encoding SUF system Fe-S cluster assembly protein, producing MDKKALEATIIEIIKTVFDPEIPVDIYELGLIYEVRIADDGNVVIIMTLTSPNCPAAESMPAEVESKVTGIEGIESTKVEIVFDPPWTQDMMSEEAKYEMGFM from the coding sequence ATGGATAAAAAAGCATTAGAAGCAACGATCATAGAGATTATTAAAACCGTATTCGATCCCGAGATCCCAGTGGATATATACGAACTCGGATTAATCTATGAGGTTAGAATCGCCGATGATGGAAATGTAGTTATTATCATGACACTAACATCTCCAAACTGCCCGGCAGCTGAAAGTATGCCTGCAGAAGTTGAGTCGAAAGTAACAGGTATTGAAGGTATCGAATCAACAAAAGTTGAAATTGTATTTGATCCTCCTTGGACGCAAGACATGATGAGCGAGGAAGCTAAATACGAAATGGGCTTTATGTAA